A part of Oncorhynchus masou masou isolate Uvic2021 chromosome 21, UVic_Omas_1.1, whole genome shotgun sequence genomic DNA contains:
- the LOC135508184 gene encoding ADP-ribosylation factor 6-like codes for MMGKMLSKIFGNKEMRILMLGLDAAGKTTILYKLKLGQSVTTIPTVGFNVETVTYKNVKFNVWDVGGQDKIRPLWRHYYTGTQGLIFVVDCADRDRIDEARQELHRIINDREMRDAIILIFANKQDLPDAMKPHEIQEKLGLTRIRDRNWYVQPSCATTGDGLYEGLTWLTSNYKS; via the coding sequence ATGATGGGGAAAATGCTATCGAAAATCTTTGGCAACAAGGAGATGAGAATATTGATGCTTGGACTTGATGCTGCTGGAAAGACCACCATCCTTTACAAACTGAAACTTGGACAGTCGGTCACCACAATTCCAACAGTTGGTTTCAACGTTGAGACTGTGACTTACAAAAATGTAAAATTCAATGTATGGGACGTTGGAGGCCAAGATAAGATCCGTCCCTTGTGGCGACACTACTACACGGGCACTCAAGGGTTAATCTTTGTTGTGGATTGCGCAGACAGAGATCGCATTGATGAGGCCAGGCAGGAACTCCATCGCATCATTAATGACCGTGAGATGAGGGACGCCATCATCTTGATTTTTGCCAATAAGCAAGACCTGCCCGATGCCATGAAGCCACACGAAATCCAAGAGAAACTAGGATTGACCCGCATTAGAGATAGGAATTGGTATGTTCAGCCCTCCTGTGCGACCACGGGAGACGGACTATATGAGGGGTTGACATGGCTAACATCAAATTACAAATCCTAA